One stretch of Cheilinus undulatus linkage group 5, ASM1832078v1, whole genome shotgun sequence DNA includes these proteins:
- the znf703 gene encoding zinc finger protein 703, translated as MRDPPIGTEPLLRSQSQERSASNQSGDLHRTGAERPSVSTLTSCPSPTDPSRQAKRLPIRIIKMLTAHSGHLLHPEYLQPLTSAPVSIELDAKKSPLALLAQTCSQIGKPDQSSSSKLASLSSGSLGDKESSSRSSKPGEQHHSLEDKSSFKPYSKSPGDCRKDVSVTKGPLDKTAFRVSNGSSSNGTTSCPSFPPHSQSPSSSSPPLHTQSQPQRQSHSPSTQPPPHSQAPHTDNKTGSSEQAGSDSNSHSAGKKDSDAAKSGMDGAQLANSSHIRASANSSNASSASSPRPESKTDPQASSQPSLSSGHIAPVSPFKPGHSVFPLPPASMGYHGSIVGAYAGYPSQFVPGLDPTKSSLGLGLPGKHPSSSPLTGASPPSLMQGLCRDPYCLTYPNAPHLGGSNCSTCVHDPTSLKSGFPLVYPSHHLHSLHSSALSSSTTPSLSHPLYTYGFMLPNEPLPHACNWVSVGGPCDKRFATSEELLAHLRTHTALPGMVDSKLLSAYPSSVSSTASCHLHLPPPSSPGTLPSSFSLRGSPGLGLARYHPYSKSHLPGAPGLPMPSLPSSSAYYSPYALYSQRLGSASALGYQ; from the exons ATGAGAGATCCCCCTATTGGAACTGAACCGCTTTTACGCAGCCAGTCCCAGGAGCGCAGCGCCAGCAACCAGAGCGGTGATCTACACCGCACCGGAGCGGAGAGACCGTCCGTTTCCACTCTCACATCGTGTCCCTCTCCCACGGATCCTTCGCGCCAGGCTAAAAGGCTTCCTATACGGATCATAAAGATGTTGACTGCGCACAGCGGCCACTTGCTGCACCCGGAGTACCTCCAACCCCTCACGTCCGCGCCAGTCAGCATTGAA CTGGATGCCAAAAAGAGCCCTTTGGCTTTGCTGGCCCAGACATGCTCTCAAATTGGCAAACCCGACCAGTCCTCCTCTTCCAAGCtggcctctctctcctctggcaGTCTGGGAGACAAGGAGTCGTCCAGCCGCTCTTCCAAGCCTGGAGAGCAGCACCATTCCCTGGAGGATAAGTCCAGCTTCAAGCCTTATTCTAAGTCTCCGGGAGACTGTCGGAAGGATGTTTCTGTAACAAAGGGGCCTTTGGATAAAACAGCATTTAGGGTGTCGAATGGAAGCTCCAGCAATGGCACTACTTCATGTCCATCCTTTCCTCCCCATTCCCAGTCACCCAGCTCCAGCTCTCCTCCCCTGCACACTCAGAGTCAGCCCCAGAGACAAAGCCATTCCCCCTCCACACAGCCCCCGCCACACTCCCAGGCCCCGCACACCGACAACAAAACTGGGAGCTCAGAGCAGGCCGGCTCAGACAGTAACAGCCACAGTGCCGGCAAAAAAGACTCAGATGCAGCTAAATCAGGTATGGATGGGGCTCAGTTAGCCAACTCAAGCCACATCCGGGCCAGTGCCAACTCCAGCAACGCCAGCTCCGCCAGCAGTCCACGGCCAGAGAGCAAGACCGACCCACAGGCCTCCTCACAGCCGAGCTTGAGCTCTGGGCACATCGCCCCAGTCTCCCCTTTCAAACCAGGACACTCTGTCTTTCCTTTGCCTCCTGCATCCATGGGCTACCACGGCTCCATTGTGGGGGCCTACGCCGGCTATCCCTCCCAGTTTGTTCCAGGCTTGGACCCCACCAAGTCTAGTCTGGGGTTAGGACTACCAGGGAAGCACCCCAGCTCCAGCCCACTCACTGGAGCTTCACCTCCGTCCTTGATGCAGGGTTTGTGTCGGGACCCGTACTGTCTGACTTACCCTAACGCCCCACACCTCGGAGGAAGTAACTGCTCCACCTGTGTTCACGATCCCACCAGCCTAAAGTCTGGTTTCCCCCTGGTTTACCCCTCTCACCATCTTCATTCACTGCACTCCAGCGCCTTGTCTTCCAGCACCACCCCATCCCTGTCTCACCCCCTCTACACCTACGGTTTTATGCTCCCCAATGAGCCGCTGCCTCACGCCTGTAACTGGGTGTCTGTTGGAGGTCCTTGTGACAAACGTTTTGCCACATCAGAGGAGCTTCTAGCCCACCTGCGTACCCACACTGCCCTGCCAGGGATGGTGGACAGTAAGTTGTTGTCAGCGTATCCTTCATCAGTGTCATCCACAGCATCCTGCCACCTCCACTTGCCCCCACCCAGCAGCCCCGGTACCTTGCCCAGCTCCTTCTCCCTCAGAGGCTCACCCGGCCTGGGCCTGGCCCGCTATCACCCTTACAGCAAGTCCCACCTGCCTGGAGCACCCGGACTCCCCATGCCGTCCCTCCCCTCCTCGTCAGCCTATTACTCCCCCTATGCCCTCTACAGCCAGAGACTGGGCTCAGCCTCAGCACTCGGATACCAGTGA